A genomic window from Blastococcus saxobsidens DD2 includes:
- a CDS encoding DMT family transporter, producing MKGPPAPRHSHAGGGALQEGHATSAWALHRPGGRDVALLSLAVIGVSLSAPLTTLVAAPMLALAFWRNAAGAAALLPVLLTRERSTLTGLRWRDLRSSALAGMFLAAHFAAWLPSLSMTTVAASVALVTTTPIWTALAARISGVRLPAAVWWGLLFAFAGVVLIVGVDVTVSLEALAGDGLALLGAICAGGYVLAGARARQRLATSAYAVVAYSVCALAIAVPAVLVDAPLAGFEARDWWLIAVITVSAQLFGHTLLNLVLSSVGPTVVSLAVLLEVPGALVFALVLLGEVPPLLALPGVVLVVAGVALVVRASRPTTLVEPGT from the coding sequence GTGAAGGGCCCTCCTGCCCCCCGCCACTCGCACGCTGGCGGCGGGGCTCTGCAAGAGGGGCATGCGACGTCCGCCTGGGCGCTGCACCGCCCGGGCGGGCGGGACGTCGCCCTCCTGTCGCTCGCCGTCATCGGGGTCTCCCTGTCCGCGCCGCTCACCACGCTGGTCGCCGCGCCGATGCTGGCGCTCGCGTTCTGGCGCAACGCGGCCGGCGCCGCCGCACTGCTCCCGGTGCTGCTCACCCGGGAGCGTTCGACCCTGACCGGGCTGCGCTGGCGTGACCTGCGCAGCTCCGCCCTGGCCGGCATGTTCCTCGCCGCCCACTTCGCGGCCTGGCTCCCGAGCCTGTCCATGACGACCGTCGCCGCATCCGTCGCGCTGGTCACCACCACGCCGATCTGGACGGCGCTGGCCGCGCGGATCTCGGGGGTGCGGCTGCCGGCCGCGGTCTGGTGGGGCCTGCTGTTCGCGTTCGCCGGCGTCGTGCTGATCGTCGGGGTGGACGTCACGGTGAGCCTGGAGGCGCTCGCCGGTGACGGCCTCGCCCTCCTCGGGGCGATCTGCGCCGGCGGCTACGTGCTGGCCGGGGCGCGCGCCCGGCAGCGGCTGGCCACGTCGGCGTACGCGGTCGTCGCCTACTCGGTCTGCGCGCTGGCGATCGCGGTGCCGGCGGTGCTGGTCGACGCGCCGCTCGCCGGCTTCGAGGCGCGGGACTGGTGGCTGATCGCGGTCATCACCGTCTCCGCCCAGCTGTTCGGGCACACGCTGCTCAACCTGGTGCTCTCCTCCGTCGGCCCCACGGTGGTGAGCCTCGCAGTGCTCCTGGAGGTGCCCGGGGCCCTGGTGTTCGCGCTCGTGCTGCTGGGCGAGGTCCCGCCGCTGCTGGCCCTGCCCGGGGTGGTGCTCGTCGTCGCCGGCGTGGCGCTGGTGGTGCGGGCCAGCCGGCCGACCACCCTCGTCGAGCCGGGAACCTGA
- a CDS encoding DUF1003 domain-containing protein, giving the protein MADTPRLDVPSGGARRFGSFLRLNPDAVGQFAEGIARFLGTGRFLAVQTILVVVWISLNVFAVQLRWDPYPFILLNLAFSTQAAYAAPLILLAQNRQADRDRVQAEEDRARATQTRADTEYLARELAALRVAIGELATRDFIRGELNRISSDDGEERRDKPRRRDPVSG; this is encoded by the coding sequence GTGGCTGACACGCCGCGGCTCGACGTCCCCAGCGGGGGCGCGCGCCGGTTCGGCAGCTTCCTGCGGCTGAACCCCGACGCGGTGGGCCAGTTCGCCGAGGGCATCGCCCGGTTCCTGGGCACCGGCCGGTTCCTGGCGGTGCAGACGATCCTCGTGGTCGTCTGGATCTCGCTCAACGTCTTCGCCGTGCAGCTGCGCTGGGACCCCTACCCGTTCATCCTGCTGAACCTGGCGTTCTCCACCCAGGCCGCCTACGCCGCGCCGCTGATCCTGCTGGCGCAGAACCGGCAGGCCGACCGCGACCGCGTGCAGGCCGAGGAGGACCGCGCCCGGGCCACCCAGACCCGCGCGGACACCGAGTACCTGGCCCGCGAGCTCGCCGCGCTGCGCGTGGCCATCGGCGAGCTGGCCACCCGCGACTTCATCCGCGGCGAGCTGAACCGGATCTCCAGCGACGACGGCGAGGAACGGCGCGACAAGCCGCGCCGGCGCGACCCGGTGAGCGGCTGA
- a CDS encoding magnesium transporter MgtE N-terminal domain-containing protein encodes MTTVTRAYVSRLAGLTVFDPNGDRVGKVRDVVVALRVGTACPRVLGLVVEVVARRRIFVPMGRVTAIDPGAVMLASGTLNLKRFEQRAGETLVLGELLDRQVRINESGRPAHVVDAGMEQTRTGDWLLTRLAVQEPGRIGRRGQLHQLAWDEVAGLALPQTGQGAETLIATYRELNAADMAHALQELPIKRRHEVAEAMDDERLADVLGELPEAEQITILGTLEESRAADVLEEMDPDDAADLLSELHDVDRNRLLELMEPDEAESVRQLLKYSEDTAGGMMTSEPVILAPDATIAEALARVRQEEITPALASQVYVCRPPSATPTGRYLGLAHIQRLLREPPSTLVSGVLDDLEPLRPEAPLAEVTRYFATYNLVAAPVVDAQGRLVGAVSVDDVLDHLLPDDWRDRARRG; translated from the coding sequence GTGACCACGGTGACGAGGGCCTACGTCTCCCGGCTGGCCGGGCTGACCGTCTTCGACCCCAACGGCGACCGCGTGGGGAAGGTCCGCGACGTCGTCGTCGCCCTGCGGGTGGGCACCGCCTGCCCCCGGGTGCTGGGCCTGGTCGTGGAGGTCGTCGCGCGCCGCCGGATCTTCGTGCCGATGGGCCGGGTCACCGCCATCGACCCGGGTGCGGTGATGCTCGCCTCCGGCACGTTGAACCTCAAGCGCTTCGAGCAGCGGGCCGGCGAGACCCTGGTGCTCGGTGAGCTGCTGGACCGGCAGGTGCGCATCAACGAGTCCGGCCGCCCCGCCCACGTCGTCGACGCCGGCATGGAGCAGACCCGCACCGGCGACTGGCTGCTCACCCGGCTGGCCGTCCAGGAGCCCGGCCGGATCGGCCGCCGCGGGCAGCTGCACCAGCTCGCCTGGGACGAGGTGGCCGGGCTGGCCCTGCCGCAGACCGGGCAGGGCGCCGAGACGCTGATCGCCACCTACCGCGAGCTGAATGCCGCCGACATGGCCCACGCGCTGCAGGAGCTGCCGATCAAGCGGCGGCACGAGGTGGCCGAGGCCATGGACGACGAGCGGCTGGCCGACGTCCTGGGCGAGCTGCCGGAGGCCGAGCAGATCACGATCCTGGGCACCCTCGAGGAGAGCCGCGCGGCCGACGTCCTCGAGGAGATGGACCCGGACGACGCCGCCGACCTGCTGTCGGAGCTGCACGACGTCGACCGGAACCGGCTGCTGGAGCTCATGGAGCCCGACGAGGCCGAGTCGGTGCGGCAGCTGCTCAAGTACTCCGAGGACACCGCCGGCGGGATGATGACCAGCGAGCCGGTGATCCTCGCTCCCGACGCCACGATCGCCGAGGCGCTGGCACGGGTCCGCCAGGAGGAGATCACCCCCGCGCTGGCCAGCCAGGTGTACGTCTGCCGCCCGCCGTCGGCCACGCCCACCGGCCGCTACCTGGGGCTGGCGCACATCCAGCGCCTGCTCCGCGAGCCGCCGTCGACGCTGGTCAGCGGGGTGCTCGACGACCTCGAGCCGCTGCGCCCCGAGGCCCCGCTGGCCGAGGTCACCCGGTACTTCGCCACCTACAACCTCGTGGCCGCGCCGGTCGTCGATGCGCAGGGCCGGCTGGTCGGTGCGGTGAGCGTCGACGACGTCCTCGACCACCTGCTGCCCGACGACTGGCGGGATCGGGCCCGCCGTGGCTGA
- a CDS encoding PhzF family phenazine biosynthesis protein, protein MTAPVALDYEVVDVFAPRAFAGNPLAVVFDADELSTAQCQALANEFQLSETSFLCSPTEPGADYRVRIFTPFAELPFAGHPSVGAAHTLVRTGRLPAGTLRQECGAGVLDVVVDSDGATLSGGRPTLSDGPDPGLLAAAMGLAPADTTGVPVDVAGCGLPFAYLSVRPEVVDRAVPDPRALAALDVGEGVSVLSWNADTGTAYARVFAADLSWGEDPATGSAALGAGVWLVECGLLAPEGTSSYLIRQGEKLGRPSVLECTVTASGSKAVAATVRGAVVPVAGGRIRIPSW, encoded by the coding sequence GTGACTGCCCCGGTTGCGCTGGACTACGAGGTCGTCGACGTGTTCGCCCCCCGGGCGTTCGCCGGCAATCCGCTGGCGGTGGTGTTCGACGCCGACGAGCTGTCCACGGCGCAGTGCCAGGCGCTGGCCAACGAGTTCCAGCTGTCGGAGACCTCGTTCCTCTGCTCGCCCACCGAGCCCGGCGCCGACTACCGGGTGCGGATCTTCACGCCCTTCGCCGAGCTGCCCTTCGCCGGTCACCCGAGCGTGGGTGCGGCGCACACGCTCGTCCGGACCGGGCGGCTGCCCGCCGGGACGCTGCGCCAGGAGTGCGGCGCCGGGGTGCTGGACGTGGTGGTCGACTCCGACGGCGCCACCTTGTCCGGCGGCCGTCCCACGCTCTCGGACGGACCGGACCCCGGTCTGCTGGCGGCCGCCATGGGGCTGGCGCCCGCCGACACCACCGGGGTGCCCGTCGACGTCGCCGGCTGCGGACTGCCCTTCGCGTACCTGTCGGTGCGGCCGGAGGTCGTGGACCGCGCGGTGCCCGATCCGCGGGCGCTCGCCGCGCTGGACGTAGGGGAGGGGGTCTCGGTGCTGTCCTGGAACGCCGACACCGGAACGGCGTACGCGCGGGTCTTCGCCGCGGATCTGAGCTGGGGCGAGGACCCGGCGACCGGCTCCGCGGCGCTCGGGGCGGGGGTGTGGCTCGTCGAGTGCGGGTTGCTCGCCCCGGAGGGGACGTCGTCCTACCTGATCCGGCAGGGGGAGAAGCTCGGCCGGCCCTCGGTGCTGGAGTGCACCGTCACGGCGTCGGGGAGCAAGGCGGTGGCCGCGACCGTCCGCGGCGCCGTCGTCCCGGTCGCCGGCGGCCGCATCCGGATTCCCTCCTGGTGA
- a CDS encoding AzlD domain-containing protein — MSATWTAVLVASVGCYLLKLAGLSVPASWVEQPWVARVVDFVPAALLAALVVVQGLTSGDEIVLDGRLAGLAVAALALALRAPFIVVLVLAGAAGALVHVLTG, encoded by the coding sequence GTGAGCGCCACCTGGACGGCGGTGCTGGTCGCGTCGGTCGGCTGCTACCTGCTGAAGCTGGCCGGGTTGTCGGTGCCCGCCTCGTGGGTGGAGCAGCCATGGGTCGCCCGCGTCGTCGACTTCGTGCCGGCGGCGCTGCTCGCGGCGCTCGTGGTGGTGCAGGGGCTGACCAGCGGCGACGAGATCGTGCTGGACGGGCGGCTGGCCGGGCTCGCCGTCGCCGCGCTGGCCCTGGCGCTGCGGGCGCCGTTCATCGTGGTGCTGGTCCTCGCCGGGGCGGCCGGTGCGCTGGTGCACGTGCTCACCGGCTGA
- a CDS encoding AzlC family ABC transporter permease, whose amino-acid sequence MPPDRSETLRDAVGLGLAVGLYGIAFGAAADAAGLDVWQAMTLSALMFTGASQFALVGVLGAGGSAPAAVGSALLLGVRNTVYGVRMAPLLAPRGPLRRGGAAHWVIDETTAMAVAAPDRELGRLAFWATGATIYLGWNAMTLVGVLGASGLGGAAAAALDSVVPAAFLALLWPRLRRGFAEPRVQLRVALGGAVVALALTPFVPPGVQVIAAVVAVALAGRPRRAVA is encoded by the coding sequence GTGCCGCCCGACCGCTCCGAGACCCTGCGCGACGCCGTTGGACTGGGGCTCGCGGTCGGCCTCTACGGGATCGCGTTCGGGGCCGCCGCCGACGCGGCCGGACTCGACGTCTGGCAGGCGATGACGCTCTCGGCGCTGATGTTCACCGGTGCGTCGCAGTTCGCGCTGGTCGGCGTGCTCGGCGCCGGCGGCAGCGCGCCGGCGGCCGTCGGCAGCGCACTCCTCCTGGGCGTCCGCAACACCGTCTACGGCGTCCGGATGGCTCCGCTGCTGGCGCCGCGCGGGCCGCTGCGGCGGGGTGGTGCAGCCCACTGGGTGATCGACGAGACGACGGCGATGGCCGTCGCCGCGCCGGACCGGGAGCTGGGCCGGCTGGCCTTCTGGGCTACCGGGGCCACCATCTATCTCGGCTGGAACGCGATGACCCTGGTGGGGGTGCTCGGGGCCTCCGGCCTCGGCGGGGCCGCGGCGGCGGCGCTGGACTCGGTGGTGCCGGCGGCGTTCCTCGCGCTCCTGTGGCCGCGGCTGCGGCGCGGCTTCGCCGAGCCGAGGGTGCAGCTCCGGGTGGCGCTGGGCGGAGCTGTGGTCGCGCTCGCGCTGACCCCGTTCGTACCGCCGGGGGTCCAGGTGATCGCCGCGGTGGTGGCGGTGGCGCTGGCCGGGCGCCCGCGGAGGGCCGTCGCGTGA